In Brassica napus cultivar Da-Ae chromosome C2, Da-Ae, whole genome shotgun sequence, the sequence ACGGTTAAGTAAATATTCCTATTGTACGATTATGTAAAAATACTCTAGAACTAGGTTTACCCGTATGTATATATACCTTGGGTCATTGACCTTATGAATACAAGAAACTCTTTCATACTTCTCTAGGTTTCTTGACACTTGATCTATTGGATGAGGCAACAACCTCTGGCCATTGTGTTGAATCAGTGGATAGAAAGTCTCTTTCATGATACCGATTTGGATCAGTAAATACAAGCTTTATCTATCAACAAAACTATTTGGGATGCTTTAAAAACTGTGGCGATTATATTCATCTGTTCTGAGGTTTTTAGACATGGGTATAATAATAAACTTATGTTCACATTCATTGTTGAAACCCTTTAAAATGAAATGAGGATTGGTTCTTACGACGCAAAACTCTTCAGTTTGTATTTGATTCTGACGAATAGTGCATAGAGGCCATAAGAAGGAAGATGCAGGAGTGCTACCAACAAATACCTGCAGTTGCAAAGAATTAAAAATTACTATGGTGATAGGCAAAATCATTCTAGTGAATGAATCATTTTgatatagaaaaatgttttcGATCTTCTTCTTTATGTAACCAACGGATGCTGATTGATCTAGAATGTAAAATGTTTTGAAGGCTTACCACACTGGAGCCATTGGAAGTGACAGGTCGAGAAATGGATATGGCCACCTAGATCAATCGAGGAATCAAAAGGTAAGACAGATCAAATATAAgatgacagaaaaaaaaaggacaaGGGAAGAGTTATTACCCAACAGAGACAAAAAGATGGAGAGTCCATTGGAAAATAACGAAAATTCCTGTCCACAAGATGAAGTAAGCGAACCTGAACAAGGGAAACCTCTGCGAGTAACACCCATAAAGAAAACCTCAGGTTGATACTACAATGTAAAGAAAACGCTTTGGTAACATCTTAAAtacagaagagaaagaagaaaagagttATTACCAGACGGTTAAGAATTGTGTCACAAACCAGCAAAAAGAGGTTGCTCGTATGCAAATTCACAGTCATCTGAAAACACACAATTTGCAGTAGAAAAGTTGATAATGAGTTCTGAAGGGAGTTGAAGTATAGTACAAGATCTTATGCAACATAGAAAGTGGCATATGCACAACTCTGGAGGAAATGGTGCGGAACTTACAAAACCCATCTCATAGTCTTGCAAAGACAGGAACGGGAAAATCACGGTCCAGTAAATACTGTCTGTAAGCACAGCTGCTCCAGCACTCATCTATTTTCCCAACAAACCCAAAACGCACAAATGCCAAAACAACATCAGTGATCGTGTAACACTATGCTATAGTCAGAAATGTTATTCTATGCCAACCTGAAATATAATCTGGAAGAGATGGACAGAGGACCGTAGTGTCTTTGAACCAGAAGCCTTACTCTTCTCAAGCAAAACCATTTTCTCCCCATTAAGAGGCAAACGTAACCCACTCTCTGCATCGTTTCCTACTTGCCCAGCCGTTAGTCTCGTTCTCAGTTGCTTCTTGTGTTGAAAACACCCGTAAACTGAAAGCACTGATCCCATCTACAGAACACACATGTGATgagataaactaaaaaaaaaaaacgcattcATCATCACCATTTCATTACGAAAACATAACATATCCACAACATGGAGATCAAAATATACCCCAAAGTAGA encodes:
- the BNAC02G37080D gene encoding uncharacterized protein BNAC02G37080D, encoding MNPEIASFDYWFNWRVLLCAVWVLTPMVVALFVIWKYEDSSVETQREDVNDVGDSEDNVVLCVDDAWRPCFEKIHPGWLLGFRILALCFLLATNIARRTLRGWRIYYYYTQWTYTLIAIYFGMGSVLSVYGCFQHKKQLRTRLTAGQVGNDAESGLRLPLNGEKMVLLEKSKASGSKTLRSSVHLFQIIFQMSAGAAVLTDSIYWTVIFPFLSLQDYEMGFMTVNLHTSNLFLLVCDTILNRLRFPLFRFAYFILWTGIFVIFQWTLHLFVSVGWPYPFLDLSLPMAPVWYLLVALLHLPSYGLYALFVRIKYKLKSFAS